One Williamsia phyllosphaerae DNA segment encodes these proteins:
- a CDS encoding DUF6297 family protein — translation MRVDTDNLPGVVMTVAVVGGLGWYLLQPERVSGVVGVEPGLGSTTPVLVGWTVASCTLIVGTALWWWGPIRLSRAQAVWHLSGPADRGPVLRAQRLRASMSALMGCLAVAVVASILDWSSAPALLGAGLVSAAALMTAASWRQHRSSDALFEHTDRRARRSVERLHRDVVAPDDGFIGAARLAVVTMDLGWLSTARVVRWELGNTRSRSRVLPLGRARACLSADLTRLRRRPGDLIVFAVVVAVGLAMSQTLYLTSIAPAVAAVLAYRAGCAMAGGLRRLTEEPALRRALGGSRVEITAVHSVVPVVAVLLWCGVASLTWHLSAVALVVVTIGSAVAVVRRATRPDLPFDAPVYVTGQGGAVQPLLLLAMARGPAAVVLTGLVATLIG, via the coding sequence ATGAGGGTCGACACCGACAACCTTCCCGGAGTGGTCATGACGGTTGCCGTGGTCGGCGGGCTGGGGTGGTATCTCCTGCAGCCCGAGCGCGTGTCCGGTGTCGTGGGCGTCGAACCGGGGCTGGGTTCGACGACCCCGGTTCTCGTCGGGTGGACCGTCGCGTCGTGCACGCTGATCGTCGGCACCGCGCTGTGGTGGTGGGGGCCGATTCGGCTCTCGCGTGCGCAGGCGGTGTGGCACCTGTCCGGCCCCGCCGATCGCGGGCCGGTGCTGCGTGCGCAGCGGTTACGCGCCTCGATGTCCGCGCTCATGGGTTGCCTCGCCGTCGCGGTGGTGGCGTCGATCCTGGACTGGTCGAGCGCACCGGCGCTGCTCGGTGCGGGCCTCGTGTCCGCCGCAGCGCTGATGACCGCGGCCAGTTGGCGTCAACATCGTTCCAGCGATGCTCTTTTCGAGCACACCGACCGTAGGGCCCGCCGGTCGGTGGAGCGACTGCATCGTGATGTCGTCGCTCCGGACGACGGCTTCATCGGGGCTGCACGCCTGGCGGTGGTGACGATGGATCTCGGATGGCTGAGCACAGCTCGTGTGGTGCGGTGGGAGCTCGGAAACACCCGGTCCCGCAGTCGCGTCCTCCCGCTGGGGCGTGCCCGCGCCTGTCTGAGCGCCGATCTCACCCGCCTACGACGCCGCCCCGGCGATCTCATCGTGTTCGCGGTGGTCGTCGCCGTCGGACTCGCGATGTCACAGACGCTCTACCTGACCTCGATCGCGCCCGCGGTGGCTGCCGTGCTGGCTTATCGAGCGGGGTGTGCCATGGCCGGCGGGTTACGCCGGCTCACCGAGGAGCCCGCACTGCGTCGCGCGCTCGGCGGCTCGCGCGTCGAGATCACCGCGGTGCACAGCGTCGTCCCCGTCGTCGCGGTCCTGCTGTGGTGCGGTGTCGCGTCGCTCACCTGGCACCTGTCCGCGGTCGCGCTGGTGGTGGTCACCATCGGGTCGGCCGTCGCGGTCGTACGCCGCGCAACCCGACCCGATCTGCCCTTCGACGCACCCGTCTACGTCACCGGCCAGGGTGGGGCCGTCCAACCGCTGTTGCTGCTCGCGATGGCCCGCGGTCCCGCGGCCGTGGTGCTCACCGGATTGGTCGCGACGCTCATCGGATG
- a CDS encoding PaaI family thioesterase yields MTSTSRVIDGNALTAFGVGGPAASEPTATLQQRMGPAVTDHRGRIELSAYAVLVDTVGGGPFVVRTGPEFGVVQARLAFATTGDRVPAQGLLTATATLRDRHDMFGLTTVDVTGLADELYASVLVRNARTARTFDPELLARGRDASDTGAGERATVPDTMGTDTDLPPRIDPALTGRQIVDAIVGERLSSGPLAELLSLTAHAGADGPTVVCSPQSWMANPLGTMHGGVIAAITAQACSLAGQQHTAAGQNYTMIDFAVNFFRSPPVDAGELVVTTRTERVGRRLGSVSAVLAQADGTLLARATADLTFG; encoded by the coding sequence ATGACATCGACCAGCCGGGTGATTGACGGCAACGCCTTGACCGCCTTCGGGGTCGGTGGACCCGCCGCGAGCGAGCCGACCGCGACGCTGCAGCAGCGGATGGGGCCTGCGGTCACCGATCACCGGGGTCGCATCGAGCTCAGCGCCTACGCGGTTCTCGTCGACACCGTCGGTGGCGGCCCGTTCGTCGTCCGTACCGGGCCCGAGTTCGGCGTCGTCCAGGCGCGCCTGGCCTTCGCGACCACCGGCGACCGCGTGCCCGCACAGGGACTGCTCACCGCGACGGCCACGTTGCGCGACCGTCACGACATGTTCGGTCTGACCACCGTCGACGTGACCGGTCTGGCCGACGAGCTGTACGCCTCGGTGTTGGTCCGCAACGCCCGAACCGCGCGCACGTTCGACCCGGAGTTGCTCGCCCGCGGCCGCGACGCCTCCGACACCGGTGCCGGGGAGCGTGCGACCGTCCCGGACACCATGGGCACCGACACCGATCTGCCGCCCCGCATCGACCCCGCCCTGACGGGACGCCAGATCGTGGACGCGATCGTCGGGGAACGACTCTCGAGTGGGCCGCTGGCCGAGCTGCTGTCGTTGACGGCGCACGCCGGGGCCGACGGGCCGACGGTCGTGTGTTCGCCGCAGTCGTGGATGGCCAACCCGCTGGGCACGATGCACGGCGGCGTGATCGCCGCGATCACCGCTCAGGCGTGCTCGCTCGCCGGTCAACAGCACACCGCCGCGGGCCAGAACTACACCATGATCGACTTCGCGGTGAACTTCTTCCGGTCGCCGCCGGTGGACGCGGGGGAGCTCGTCGTCACCACCCGCACCGAACGCGTCGGTCGGCGGCTCGGGTCGGTCTCGGCTGTGCTCGCCCAGGCCGACGGCACGTTGCTCGCCCGCGCCACCGCAGACCTCACCTTCGGCTGA
- a CDS encoding TIGR03084 family metal-binding protein, whose protein sequence is MTAVESLVADMVAEGESLDALVADLDDDTWRTLTPAVGWTIAHQIGHLSWTDRVATLSAADPDAFADVLTTGAADPAGFVDTAAELAAADAPGDILATWRTNRAELATALVAVPSGTKLSWFGPPMSAASMATARIMELWAHGLDVADTLGVTVEPTSRIRAVAHIGVRTRDFAYIVNGATPPTAEFRVELTAPDGSLWTWGPDDATDRVSGPAVDFCRLVTQRRAPADLDLSVRGDDAAQWIRIAQCFAGPPGPGRAPRSTEMSTA, encoded by the coding sequence ATGACCGCTGTGGAGTCCCTGGTTGCCGACATGGTTGCCGAGGGGGAGTCGCTCGACGCCCTGGTCGCCGACCTCGACGACGACACCTGGCGCACACTCACGCCCGCGGTCGGCTGGACCATCGCCCACCAGATCGGGCACCTGTCCTGGACCGACCGGGTCGCCACCCTGTCCGCGGCCGACCCCGACGCGTTCGCCGACGTCCTCACCACGGGCGCCGCCGACCCCGCAGGCTTCGTCGACACCGCCGCCGAGCTCGCCGCCGCCGACGCTCCGGGCGACATCCTCGCCACGTGGCGAACCAACCGTGCCGAGCTGGCGACCGCACTCGTTGCCGTCCCGTCCGGGACCAAACTGAGTTGGTTCGGCCCGCCGATGTCGGCGGCGTCGATGGCCACCGCCCGCATCATGGAGCTCTGGGCCCACGGACTCGACGTCGCCGACACCCTCGGCGTCACCGTCGAGCCGACCTCCCGCATCCGCGCCGTCGCACACATCGGTGTCCGCACCCGCGACTTCGCCTACATCGTCAACGGTGCCACCCCACCGACCGCCGAGTTCCGCGTCGAACTGACCGCACCCGACGGATCGCTGTGGACCTGGGGACCCGACGACGCCACCGACCGCGTGAGCGGACCGGCCGTCGACTTCTGCCGACTGGTGACGCAACGTCGCGCGCCCGCCGACCTCGACCTGTCCGTGCGCGGCGACGACGCCGCGCAATGGATCCGCATCGCACAGTGTTTCGCCGGACCGCCCGGACCGGGCCGCGCGCCCCGATCGACCGAGATGAGTACCGCATGA
- a CDS encoding ABC transporter ATP-binding protein, giving the protein MLSIDHLCLSTDDSDLITDLTLQLPPGECLAVVGPNGSGKSTLLRAIAGLRRPDSGEIRVGGIIADDSDPAFRAAVSVELGDDATFAELTVLEHLRLITAAHDVDTEIAAVALDGSGIGDLADRFPHTLSTGQRQRFSMCAAWIRPADLVVIDEPEAGLDVAGRDWVAQRIRRSTADARSVVFATHSPELVSRGADQTVTVGR; this is encoded by the coding sequence ATGCTCTCCATCGATCATCTCTGCCTGTCCACTGACGACAGCGACCTCATCACCGACCTGACGTTGCAGCTCCCTCCCGGCGAGTGCCTCGCCGTGGTCGGCCCGAACGGCTCGGGAAAGTCCACCCTGCTGCGAGCCATCGCCGGATTGCGCCGACCCGATTCCGGGGAGATCCGAGTCGGCGGGATCATCGCCGACGACAGCGATCCTGCGTTCCGCGCGGCCGTCTCGGTCGAACTCGGCGATGACGCCACCTTCGCCGAACTGACCGTCCTCGAACACCTACGTCTCATCACCGCCGCGCACGATGTCGACACCGAGATCGCCGCGGTCGCTCTCGACGGTTCCGGGATCGGCGATCTGGCCGACCGATTCCCACATACGTTGTCGACCGGGCAACGCCAGCGGTTCTCGATGTGCGCCGCGTGGATTCGGCCCGCCGACCTGGTCGTCATCGACGAACCCGAGGCCGGCCTCGATGTGGCCGGACGTGACTGGGTCGCGCAACGGATCCGCCGTTCGACCGCAGATGCCAGGTCCGTGGTGTTCGCGACCCACAGCCCCGAACTCGTGTCGCGAGGCGCCGATCAGACGGTGACGGTGGGGCGATGA